TCCAGGCGTGGAATTGTCATAGTTTTCAGCGGGGCGACATGACTTTTGGCGGCTATGAGACGGCAGTTAACATATCTATTTTCAGTCTCTTCATGAATATATATACAAGCAGCAAACCCCTTTTCGGAGGCATCGGCGAATCCAAGCAGCCGGGTAGTAGAGCGGTTACAGGCGAGTAAACGCGGGATTACAACATTGTCCAAACGGGAAATTTCAGCGGTAATCAGCTCCCAATGAGCTCGAAGTGAGGCTGGAACCTCAGTGTCCCAAGCTAATTGCTGAGACCACAGCGTGCGCATGAATAGCTTGAACAGCATTATGAGAGGAGTGAGCCACCCAAGGGGGTCGTAGACTCGAGCGATGAATGATAGAACGGTTCTTTTAGTGATTTGCCCATTAAAAGGAGAAATGAAATAGCGAAAGTTGTCCGCGAGCGGGCTGTAGACAATTCCAAGAACTTTTGCAGTAGCGTTGTCATCAAACATACAATcttgattttccaaaaattctGCAGGCAAGTTAGCGATCAATTCAGGAGTATTAGAGTTCCATTTCCGAAGTTCAAAGGAGCCAAGCGACAATAACTCAATCAGTTCAGAAATAAGCGTTTGTGcttcagaaaaattgttacttCCTCCCAGCAGGTCATCAACATAAGTTTGACTTGTTAAAACTTACTTGCCAGAGGGAATGCTTCTCCTTCATCCTTGACAAGTTGTTGCAATGTGCGTTGCGCTAAATAGCACTGGAAGTAAGCCCATAGGTTACGGTTTTAAGTTCAAATTCTTTTGCAGGTTCATGATAATTAGGTTTCCAAAAAACATGTTGGTGACGGCAGTCTTCAGGCCTTAACAAAATCTGGCGATACATCTGCTTGCAATCAGAAAGGACAATGTACTTGTAAGTGCGGAATTTGGTcaatacttgaataatattggaCTGCAGTTTTGGCCCTGGTAACAAATTCTCATTTAGTGAATGCCCATTGGTATCCTTGCTGGAAGCATTAAACACCACCCTGATTTTCTGAGTGGGgtccttatttttaaaaactgcatgGTGTGGAATCACATAGTCAGAAGCGGATTTGGCAAGTTCCAAATGGCCAAGCTCATGATATTCTGTCATGAAGTTGTCGTATTTCTTCTTTAGTTCCGAAGAATTTTCCAAGCGTTTTAATAATCCAAGGTGACTTCGATAAGCTTGCTTGCGGTTTGAAACAAGAACAGGCGCGCTAGGCTTGAAGGGGAGTGCGACTACATATCTGCCTTCATCATTGCGGTAGGTAGTGGACTCATAGAGCTGTTCACAGAGTTCATCTTCAGGTGATAAGAGTTTCGCATTTATTTGGACATCTTCAGTCTCCCAAAACTTGTTCATGACCTCAGCAAGCGGTTCTTCGCGGGCAAACATGGTGCAGATAAGTTGCATCTGATGAAGCGGAGCAGGCGAGTCCTCATATTTAGCTTTCCACTCAGAACATAGCCAAATATAGTGGCGAAGGCAGCGGGATTTCCTGGTATAATAGCATTGGCGGAAGAAACAAATACATTAGGATAAATGTCAGCTCCAATCAAGAGGTCTATCCTATTGGGTTGGTCAAAACCAGGGTCAGCGAGATCCAAATGTGAAAGTGAGGTTTTGAGCTCACTGCTGATTGGAAAAGCGGGTAGGTCACCAGCTATTTGCTCTAAGACAAGGGCTTCAGTTTGGAGAAAGGTGTTAAACTGCGGTCGAGATAGCAGTGTCAAATGAGTGGTACCTTTTACAGCGGTCGCTTGTTCAGAGATACCATTAATCTGAATGCGTGCGGGCATGATGGTGATACCAAGTTGCTGGGCAGCTCGGGTAGTGATAATCGATCTCATGGAGCCACAATCCAATACAGCACGTAGTATTGTGATCGGTTGTATTGATCAACAACGGCAACGATAGCGGTGCCCAGTAAAGCAGAAGCGTGTACAGCTTTCACTTGTGCACAGCCACTGAAGGTGTCCGGCATGCCGGTGGATGAACTGCGGGTTGGGGTTGAGATATTGGTCACAGGCGCTGTGCCAAAAGGTGACGAAGAAGACCGTGAGGGACTGGCCGTGTTTTGCGGGATTCTCGAATCGGTACAACATGAATTACTTACATATTGTGATGAGTGTATGTCATCGGTAAACCGCTGTGTTGACATTGGTTCAAATCCTGGTGGCGGGGAGCGACAGCTAGCACCTCCAGAGGTGGAAGCTGGTTGGTAACTAGATATGGTAGGCCTATTATGAGAGCCAGAAGGGTAGCGATCTGGTCGGCGTTCAGCAATTAAAAAGGATTGTGAACTCTCATTTTTTTGCATAGCAGGGTATGGTGATGGATTGATTTACATGCACGACAAGAGGACAGTGAATTGCATTTGGCTTTGAGGTGGGACCCGAGGCATCCGAAGCATCTGCGGTTTTGCTTGACAATATCCATTCGTTTGTTGATAGGTTCCTTCCTAAAGCGCTCACATTTGTACAATGGATGAGGAATGTTGCATAGTACACACAGATTGCTGCCACTTTTGTTTTCAGTAAATTGCGGTTTTACTACTTGTGAATGATCTTCAGTCTTCACTTTTGCGGTTGGTATAGCGGTGTAACTAGCACTAGATAACTGTTCGCTCACCTCATTGATGGCGGTTACCTCCAGCGATTTTTCTTGGTTGGAAATGAATTTCATCAGGTGGTCAAAAGCAGGTAAGTCGTCAGGGCCCAAAGAATTCTCAAATTTGGCTCTTACAGCGTTAGGCAATTTCTGAAGGCAAATCATTGTTATTAAGAAATCAGCAtggttcaatttcaaattaaatagtGATTGCTTAGCTGAGCCTAATTCAATGGCAAAATGTCTAAGTACTTCAACAAGACTGCCCTTCGGCTGAAAGTTTGTGATTTTGCTGTATAAGGCATAAGCTCGATAGCGTTTGTTGTCATATCGGTTATGCAAACTTTCGAAGGCAAGCTTGTATGCATTTTCAGTGTCAGCAAAGTTTTGAACTAAGCACAAGGCGTCTCCACGTAAATAGGATACAAGTAGAtagtatttttcatcatttgaaaaGTCTTTGCAATTATGTACAGCCGCTTCAAATACGTTTTTAAAGGAAGCCCATTGCTCCATGTCTCCAGAGAATACTGGGATGGACAATTGCGGCTTGATAAAATTTGACGCTTTAGATTCAGTAGGAGTGCAGGTATTTACTTCttcttttaatttaatttgatcaaaagtGTCTTGAAATTCCTTTTGAACGTTATCGAATTCGGTCAAAGTAGCTAAAGGCATTTCATCACGTTGTAGGTTGTTAAAATCATCagctaatttttcaaattttttgtttaagtcCAAATAATAATCGCATAATTTTAtcggtatttcaaattcatatttgttGGCTAAAGCGCAAAGCGACAGCTGAGTGCGTTTTAGCTTGTTGAGCAAGAGTACCTCGGCCATTTCAGCGAAATAACATTCAAAAAcagttcaaaaaataattttgtaaacaaaatttTGAGGCTAGGTCGATGTTTCAGTAAAATCGATAGTCGATAGTCGATATCTCGATGATTGATGACGGTTAATGATCGATATTTCGATAGTCGATGCTTGCACGCTACTGATTCGATTCATCTAACCTCAACCTTGAGAAATTCGAAGAATgcgaaaataattgaagattcaTCCATAGGTCGATCGTAATAATTTCATGCGGCTCGGTTGGACCAGAATCGTGTTAGAGCCAATGTAATGGGCTTCAAATCACGTTACTTAGTAGCTCAAAATAAAGTCGTTACCTTTAAGAAGCTTCTCGTACAAGGATGGCGGGTTCGCAGTGGACTGTAACAGCGGTTTTCTCGTTCGGGTAGGCGGTAGCACGTTATTGTAATAAGAAATCACTTGCACTGGCTGGGGGGAAAACATGGGCCCATGTCGCAGCGAAGAGGTCGTACATTTATAAGTTCTTTCAAAgagaggaaaaattggtagcgttAGTGCACGTTTTAGAACAAGCCATCTTGACAAAGCGGAAACGGGCGAAAAAAGTAGTGGGGAGTGGAACAagccgagagagagagagcagtgcCATCTACAATGGGCTTGGCGATATCATTGcggctgatggcagtggcatgTTAGATGGCCATGGGTGAGAGCGGTTGATTCAAAACACACAGCCAACTTACCGACAGATATAAGAGGGAAACTGCCGAAGTTATATTGGCGGTAACAgtcaattacctatattggtctacgacaataaaatctatttatttattattatttattattattatttattatttttaggtATTTTTTGGCTGCTTCAGTTTTTGTAACTGAATCTTTGAGAATACGAGcaaatttcacacatacaatATTTGTTTACATTGGGCAGCAGGTAGAAAACGACTAATCTCTCATACTAACTGAAGACAACTTGCCTCTTCCGTGCAACTTGAGGCATGGTCCGTACAATAATATCACAATACCTGAAATGTATCTAtagtctatgaataaataaataaattaatttgcagTCCAAACAAGACGAGTGTTAATTGATTGTCAAGGCTTTTGAAGTAAAGAGTGGTAATTGATTGTCAAGGCTTTTGTTTAAGAAGTATTTGACGTTTACCCAACTTTGGTAACGAATTTATTAGCCTAGTTATAATCCTCCCTATTTGCATAACATCATTGAAATTAATCATTCAGCTTATTTATCTTTTCACGCCCTCACACTAAACTAAGCGGAAGGCCTACAGTATTTTGACATCTTTACCACTTCCAATTACTGAATTAATTAAACCTCATCTGCATTATAATGTCATTCAAATTAGAAAGTTGAGTATTATTGGATTGAACACCCGTCTAAAACATTGATTAAACCGTAATTGTTTCTCCTAAATTAATGTGTCATAAAATTGGACGCTATTGAAAGAGTAAATTAATCTGTACTTTCCCAATAGCAATACTTGTCAATTTAGCATCACAATTTAATGAAGAATTATCATTGTTGTTCATTAACGAATTTCggtaatgaattgaatgaaatattgttGGGATACTGGTAGTGATGCGATGGTGGAATTTGAAAATAGGATTACAAGGggcactaatatcgttcaaccCTTCACCACCACAACTGACGTTTAATTCAGCATGTAATAACGTTTGTCTATGGAGTCAATTTGGAATAGAATAATCAATCTACTTCCGTTTTATTAGTAAGCTTAAATACGGACAAATTTGACGGATGTTCCAGTGGAGCTGTAATAGGTATAGGTATACTGTTTTAAACAGTATAATaccaacattaataattcataTCAAGTCTAGACTCTTGTTTAAACAGAATAAAGGACACTACCAATGTAATTTTAATGGGCGATATAAATCCTAATATTTtagataacaataatttaaCAAATGAGAACTTGAGTACTCTGCATATCAATGGATTTAAATCCTACATCAATAAGCCGACAAGGATGATGAATGGAAATGGTACCTGCATAGACCACATATTTTTTAAGGAGGGGGCAAACAATAGAGACCTGCAACATGACGTTATTATTAAAACTAATATAACAGATCACTACAGTATTTCACTACACTTGAGTGAAGCCTTGAAAAATAACGCGGTAGCAGGGGAATTATGGACCAAAACTGTAACTGATTTCGACGGATTAATAGCTGACTTACAGGTTGAAAGCTGGGCTGATGTTTACAACACCAACAATATCGATGCAATGGTTAGCAATTCCATAGAAAAATTAACACAGCTTACAaataaaagaacaaaaacaatcagaCTAAGTAAAAAAAATAAACCAGTAAAAAAATGGATCACACCCAGTCTAGTCAATTCAATTCGAGAAAGAGACAAATTACACAGGAAACTCTCTCGGCagccaaacaatattgaattgcaAACCCGCTACAAGAACTACTGAAatactttgaataattttataaaaaaagcgaaaatagattattttaatgaGAAGTTTGACGAAAATAGGAATAATGCCAAGAAAACTGGGGATACATTCACGAGCTgcttgaaatgaagaaaaacacaAAAGAAATAAGCCTAGATGCAGATATACTTAACAATTACTTTGCTAATGTAGGTGTATCATTTGCCAAAAAAATATCAGGAAATGTTAACGATATCCCAGTTCCTTTATCACTATCAAATTCATGTCGACACAGTATCTTTCTGAACCCACAAACACAAACgaaataattacaattataaatCAATGGAAACAAATCTACACCAGGACCAGATAACTTCACAGGacctttcataaaaaaaatctcTCTCTACATAACTGGACCCTTAGAACATATATTTAACAAAGTTTAAATGAAGgatatttcccaaaaaaattcaGAGAAGCCAGAATCATCCCAATACCTAAATCCGGAGATTTGAATAAACcagaaaattatagacctataAGCCTAATAAGCAACCttcaaaatattggaaaaataataaaaaacagaattatgtgttttttggaaaaagagAATATAATAAATGGAAAGCAATTTGGGTTTCAAAAAAATAAGTCTACTAAAGATGCAGTCATCCACctgaacaaataatttttgacaattttaataacaatagaaaaaactcttgcagtattcatggatctatcaaaggcttttgataccatacctcacaatatattattaaacaaattagACAGATCTGGAATTAGAGGCTTagcaaatgatttattttcttcgTACCTAACTGAACGGAAACAATTCCTAAATCTCCATGGTCAAACTGATATTAAATATACATCAGGGTTCGGCTTGCCCCAAGGTTCTGTGTTATCACCAATTCtttttctgttgtatgtgaatgaTCTACTCGAACTAAACCTCCAAGATTGCACCACCCTgtcttttgcagatgacactgtaATGATCTTCAGTGGCAAAAGCTGGGAAGAAACATTCAATATGGCAAATAGAAACTtaataatagtaaaaaaatGGCTGCAAGATCATATCTTGACTTTAAATGCTGACAAAACTAAGTATATCACCTTTTCACCCAATAACTGGACAACCAGCAACAGATTTAAATCTTACAATAGGAACAACAAATAATCGCAATGAAAACACTACAGATAATGCAGAAGTACATAAAAAATTAGAAAGGGTGCACACAATTAAATATCTTGGTATATTCTTGGATCAACATAtaaaatggaacaaacacatagaCTATTTGTGCTCAAAGTTGAAATAcctcatttacattttttacaaaataaataaaatcaaaaacaaaGACATTATACAAAAAATTTACTTTGCGTATGctcattcattatttcaatagaTTAATGAAGTATGGGGAGCTGCATATGAtacacatttaaaaaatatttatcctacaaaaaacatattataagagctgCATTAGGAAAGCCACGACTCTATCCTAGTAggaaatttttcttgaatttaaggtCCCGACAATAAGacagaattatatgaaaaacataatactctatatcaataagaataaatcgAATTTTGCTACACATATTTCACCCCATAATACACGTCCTAACAATAGATTTAACACAGAACTCATCAAGCTAACCATATGCAGGCACCAGTTTACATATTATTGTAACTACATTATAAATAAGATTCCAAAcgattttatagataaaaatatctCACGTAATTTACttaaaagtatagaatattggattgagcagaatatattcttcaaaatagttGTATGAAGTATAGTATTTTACCCAACAAGCATTGCTACTAGAAACTGTGAACGATGGTATTTCAGTTTCAGGTTCTTGAACCAGGTATGTATTGTCCCACGTATCTTGCAGGAGATtagttttattgtatttattttctctttttgagAGATTAACTGTCATGATGGCCTCAATACGGTACGTCACAATAATGAATTGGATATCACTTTATCATATAATATGTACTATTCTTAAGTTTTGTTTTTCCAAGCTTTCGCGATTTTGTAaattactgtaatattttctttaacat
The genomic region above belongs to Nilaparvata lugens isolate BPH chromosome 5, ASM1435652v1, whole genome shotgun sequence and contains:
- the LOC120351565 gene encoding uncharacterized protein LOC120351565, translated to MFAREEPLAEVMNKFWETEDVQINAKLLSPEDELCEQLYESTTYRNDEGRYVVALPFKPSAPVLVSNRKQAYRSHLGLLKRLENSSELKKKYDNFMTEYHELGHLELAKSASDYVIPHHAVFKNKDPTQKIRVVFNASSKDTNGHSLNENLLPGPKLQSNIIQVLTKFRTYKYIVLSDCKQMYRQILLRPEDCRHQHVFWKPNYHEPAKEFELKTVTYGLTSSAI